One Gammaproteobacteria bacterium genomic region harbors:
- the surE gene encoding 5'/3'-nucleotidase SurE, whose product MKILVSNDDGYTAPGILALAQAMRSLGNVSVVAPDRNKSGASSSLTLDLPIRAQRMSDGVIRVEGTPSDCVHLALTGLLSEEPDLVVSGINNGANLGDDVIYSGTVAAAIEGRFLGLPAVAVSLVGHDGQHLATAAAVAVRVVKHLANAPIPANTILNVNVPDIPLHELKGILPTRLGNRHKAEPVVRQLDPRGKEVYWIGPAGPEADAGEGTDFWAVNQGYASVTPIQVDLTRHQALKELSVWLKGV is encoded by the coding sequence ATGAAGATTCTAGTCAGCAATGATGATGGCTACACCGCGCCGGGCATACTGGCGCTGGCTCAGGCGATGCGGTCGCTTGGTAACGTATCGGTGGTGGCTCCCGACAGAAACAAAAGTGGTGCAAGCAGCTCGCTGACCCTGGATTTGCCCATTCGCGCGCAGAGAATGAGTGACGGCGTGATTCGAGTGGAAGGAACGCCGTCGGACTGCGTCCACTTGGCATTGACTGGCTTACTGAGCGAGGAACCCGACCTGGTGGTTTCTGGCATCAACAATGGCGCCAATCTGGGGGATGATGTCATTTATTCCGGTACAGTGGCGGCAGCGATTGAGGGCCGTTTCTTGGGCTTGCCTGCAGTTGCTGTGTCTTTGGTGGGGCATGATGGTCAGCACTTGGCCACGGCTGCAGCGGTGGCGGTGAGGGTAGTAAAGCATTTGGCGAATGCGCCGATTCCTGCCAACACTATTCTGAATGTGAATGTACCTGATATTCCCCTGCATGAATTGAAAGGAATTTTGCCTACCCGGCTGGGTAATCGGCATAAGGCCGAACCTGTTGTTCGTCAGCTCGATCCGCGTGGCAAAGAGGTTTACTGGATCGGCCCGGCGGGACCCGAAGCGGACGCAGGTGAGGGCACGGATTTTTGGGCGGTCAACCAGGGATATGCCTCGGTCACCCCTATCCAGGTGGACCTGACGCGGCATCAGGCATTGAAGGAATTGTCTGTTTGGCTAAAGGGTGTGTAG
- a CDS encoding protein-L-isoaspartate(D-aspartate) O-methyltransferase has translation MNSRLQGIGMTSQRTRERLVQRLQAQGIRSLPVLEAMRSTPRHIFMDEALSSRAYEDTALPIGFGQTISQPYIVARMTELLLAGGPLQKVLEVGTGSGYQTAVLAPLVGEVFTVERIRALQMRARGSLRELKISNVRFKYDDGNLGWPEHAPFDGILVTAAPVGVPPALLAQLRIGGRLVIPSSENGQQFLKLIIREEEGYQQQILDAVQFVPLLGGVQ, from the coding sequence ATGAATAGTCGGTTGCAAGGTATAGGCATGACGTCGCAACGCACCCGCGAACGACTGGTACAGCGGCTCCAGGCGCAGGGAATTCGGTCGTTGCCGGTGCTTGAGGCGATGCGCAGTACTCCACGCCATATTTTTATGGACGAAGCCTTGTCCAGTCGCGCCTACGAAGATACGGCGTTGCCTATTGGATTTGGCCAAACGATTTCCCAACCCTACATTGTTGCGCGGATGACAGAGTTGCTACTGGCTGGCGGGCCACTGCAAAAAGTGCTGGAAGTAGGCACTGGTTCCGGATACCAGACGGCGGTGTTGGCACCACTGGTTGGTGAAGTATTTACCGTGGAGCGCATTCGTGCGCTGCAAATGCGTGCGCGCGGCAGTTTGCGCGAACTGAAAATTTCCAATGTGCGTTTTAAATACGATGACGGAAACCTGGGGTGGCCGGAACACGCGCCATTTGATGGAATATTGGTGACTGCTGCGCCAGTTGGCGTGCCGCCCGCGTTGCTGGCGCAATTACGTATTGGTGGTCGGCTGGTGATTCCATCGTCGGAAAATGGCCAACAATTTTTGAAGCTGATCATTCGTGAAGAAGAAGGCTATCAGCAACAAATTCTTGATGCAGTGCAGTTTGTACCGTTGTTAGGTGGTGTTCAGTAA
- a CDS encoding DedA family protein, which produces MRMFSKMYDKVLVWAKHRRASYYLAGLSFTESSFFPVPPDVMLAPMCLANPSRALHFAMITTIFSVLGGAFGYFIGVFGFDLVEPIIQANPSYQSAYETAVRWFGEWGVWVVFIAGVSPIPYKVFTIAAGVAGMALVPFLLASLIGRGLRFFAVALVIRWGGERMETTLRHYIEYIGWLLVAAIVVIYVVSR; this is translated from the coding sequence ATGCGCATGTTTTCCAAAATGTACGACAAGGTTCTTGTTTGGGCGAAGCATCGTCGGGCGAGTTACTATTTGGCTGGTTTGAGTTTTACTGAATCTTCTTTTTTTCCGGTTCCGCCGGATGTGATGTTGGCGCCGATGTGTTTGGCAAATCCTTCGCGTGCGCTGCATTTTGCGATGATTACCACGATTTTCTCGGTGCTTGGTGGTGCGTTCGGATATTTCATCGGTGTGTTTGGTTTTGATCTGGTCGAACCCATCATTCAAGCCAATCCAAGTTACCAGTCTGCGTATGAAACGGCGGTACGCTGGTTTGGTGAATGGGGTGTATGGGTGGTGTTTATTGCGGGTGTGTCACCGATTCCCTACAAAGTTTTCACTATTGCGGCAGGTGTTGCCGGAATGGCATTGGTGCCGTTTTTACTCGCATCGCTGATTGGGCGCGGCCTGCGGTTTTTTGCCGTGGCGCTGGTGATTCGTTGGGGAGGTGAGCGCATGGAAACAACTTTGCGACATTACATTGAATACATCGGCTGGTTACTGGTGGCAGCTATCGTTGTCATCTACGTAGTGAGCAGATGA
- a CDS encoding peptidoglycan DD-metalloendopeptidase family protein: MIQTVIAQLGRVCSIFFILLLSGCGTLVHHKVERGETLYSIGWRYGQDYRDVARWNKLRPPYQISEGQWLRVAPPEPQWWEDEYPDRVRKSTAPRAQAPTPAKKISPEKPVQQPAVKTAPLQPVVPADGALAWRWPTATKSRAQIHQHDNRQKKGIDIEGQLGQNIYAASAGKVVYAGGGLVGYGQLIIIKHNGAFLSAYGHNQLLLVKEGETVKSGQMIAKMGQTDDGRSLLYFETRRNGQAVDPLSILPALP; encoded by the coding sequence ATGATACAAACTGTGATTGCCCAGCTTGGCCGGGTCTGCAGCATTTTTTTCATATTATTGCTCTCTGGCTGCGGAACTTTGGTGCATCACAAGGTTGAGCGTGGCGAAACACTGTATTCCATTGGTTGGCGATATGGTCAGGATTATCGCGATGTTGCCCGCTGGAATAAGCTACGACCTCCCTATCAAATTTCTGAAGGCCAGTGGCTGCGGGTTGCGCCGCCAGAGCCACAATGGTGGGAGGACGAATATCCTGATCGTGTGCGTAAATCGACTGCTCCGCGTGCTCAAGCGCCGACACCGGCCAAGAAAATTTCTCCTGAGAAACCTGTTCAGCAGCCCGCAGTAAAAACTGCGCCATTGCAACCTGTTGTTCCTGCGGATGGCGCGCTCGCATGGCGTTGGCCAACAGCGACAAAATCTCGCGCGCAGATACATCAACACGATAATCGGCAGAAAAAGGGCATTGACATTGAGGGCCAGCTAGGGCAGAACATATATGCAGCTTCTGCGGGTAAAGTGGTGTATGCTGGCGGTGGCTTGGTTGGCTATGGACAGCTAATTATCATCAAGCACAATGGAGCTTTTTTGAGTGCGTATGGTCATAACCAGTTGTTATTAGTGAAAGAGGGGGAAACGGTCAAGTCAGGGCAAATGATAGCTAAAATGGGACAAACCGATGATGGTCGCAGTCTGTTGTATTTTGAGACGCGCCGCAATGGTCAAGCAGTTGATCCTTTGTCGATTTTGCCAGCGTTACCGTGA
- the rpoS gene encoding RNA polymerase sigma factor RpoS — protein MVPTEDDVSWIEQDELVEDEKDEDVAVVVDVSEGQLDATRLYLNEIGFSPLLSAEEEVYFSRLAQKGDESARKRMIESNLRLVVKIARRYLNRGLAFLDLIEEGNLGLIHAVEKFDPERGFRFSTYATWWIRQTIERALMNQTRTIRLPIHVVKELNTYLRVARQYAQTVDHEPSPEEIARFLEKPAEDVKRIMALNERVTSADVPIGQENGRSVLDSIPDENNSDPILKLEDEDFSRHLDEWLEQLNDKQRQVVIGRFGLNGQNMATLEEVGDQIGVTRERVRQIQVEALHKLRTIMEKEGFSAEAVFL, from the coding sequence ATGGTTCCCACGGAAGATGACGTGAGTTGGATCGAGCAGGATGAGCTCGTCGAGGATGAGAAAGACGAAGACGTTGCCGTCGTCGTTGATGTATCCGAGGGCCAATTGGATGCTACGCGGTTATATCTGAATGAAATTGGCTTTTCGCCATTGTTAAGTGCCGAGGAAGAAGTGTATTTCTCGCGTCTGGCACAAAAAGGCGATGAGTCTGCTCGCAAGCGCATGATTGAAAGCAATTTGCGTTTGGTGGTAAAGATTGCTCGACGTTACCTGAATCGAGGCTTGGCATTTCTCGATTTGATCGAAGAAGGTAATTTGGGACTGATCCATGCCGTCGAAAAATTTGATCCAGAACGCGGGTTTCGTTTTTCCACTTACGCAACGTGGTGGATAAGGCAAACAATAGAACGCGCGCTGATGAATCAAACCCGTACCATTCGCCTTCCTATTCACGTTGTCAAAGAACTAAACACCTACCTTAGAGTTGCCCGTCAATATGCCCAGACGGTTGATCATGAACCAAGCCCTGAAGAAATTGCCCGTTTTCTGGAAAAGCCAGCCGAAGATGTGAAGCGCATTATGGCGCTGAATGAACGCGTCACTTCGGCAGACGTGCCAATTGGTCAGGAAAACGGTCGTTCGGTGTTGGACTCCATTCCTGATGAAAACAACTCTGACCCGATATTGAAACTGGAGGACGAGGATTTTAGTCGTCATCTTGATGAGTGGTTGGAGCAGCTGAACGACAAGCAGCGCCAAGTGGTCATCGGTCGGTTTGGTTTGAATGGCCAGAATATGGCAACGCTGGAAGAAGTGGGTGACCAGATTGGGGTAACCCGTGAGCGTGTCAGGCAAATTCAGGTGGAGGCGCTGCATAAGCTGCGCACCATTATGGAAAAAGAGGGATTTTCAGCCGAGGCGGTATTCTTGTAG
- a CDS encoding M15 family metallopeptidase, producing the protein MDRRSFLKSMATGLVVAGSPGLATAAGDMDTVADRHVKDYLTKIKNFNEHFQDDIILDERQFALLKKVANRLNNVQRMVGYANFSMLDMDGALSVGRRYSSVGEFTAEEKDFLEKLFYTNAGEYGFYGEKVFAGFTAKVADRDTLKIPGSGHYLFRGKPEALYNKIARDLRNNVVLTSGVRGLVKQMHLFVLKAIESKGNLSMASRSLAPPGYSFHGIGDFDVGKRGYGYRNFTEDFAQTDEFKRLSDLGYINIRYFENNPFGVRFEPWHIKVV; encoded by the coding sequence GTGGATAGACGTTCGTTTTTAAAGAGCATGGCAACCGGATTGGTCGTTGCGGGTTCTCCGGGCTTGGCGACGGCGGCGGGCGATATGGACACGGTGGCGGATCGCCACGTAAAGGATTATCTCACCAAGATTAAAAATTTTAATGAGCACTTTCAAGACGATATTATTCTGGATGAACGTCAGTTCGCCTTGTTGAAAAAAGTGGCTAATCGACTTAATAACGTTCAGCGAATGGTGGGCTATGCCAATTTTTCCATGTTGGACATGGATGGAGCGTTATCGGTAGGGCGACGCTACAGCAGCGTGGGTGAGTTCACTGCCGAGGAAAAGGATTTTCTCGAGAAGCTGTTTTATACCAATGCCGGTGAATACGGCTTTTATGGTGAGAAAGTGTTTGCCGGGTTTACCGCCAAAGTGGCAGATAGAGATACCTTGAAGATTCCTGGCAGTGGTCATTATTTGTTCCGTGGCAAGCCCGAGGCGCTATACAACAAGATCGCCAGAGACCTGCGTAACAACGTTGTGCTGACGTCCGGTGTGCGTGGTTTGGTCAAGCAGATGCATTTGTTTGTGCTGAAGGCGATCGAATCGAAGGGGAATTTGTCCATGGCTTCGCGTTCACTGGCGCCTCCCGGGTATTCGTTCCACGGCATTGGCGATTTTGATGTGGGCAAGCGTGGTTATGGCTATCGTAACTTTACCGAAGATTTTGCGCAGACCGATGAGTTCAAACGCTTGTCGGATTTGGGTTACATCAATATCCGCTATTTCGAGAATAATCCGTTTGGCGTGCGCTTTGAGCCTTGGCACATCAAGGTGGTTTGA
- a CDS encoding monovalent cation:proton antiporter-2 (CPA2) family protein, translating into MTRCAQLLAQVEWADNRFHNPFPNKDMQHTILQEIVILLAVSVIAVAAFRRLNLPPILAYLFVGVLVGPHGWGWIADTEGTRFIAEFGVVFLLFTLGLEFSLPQLVAMRRDVFGLGGTQVVLTMLVIGVTAWLLGTSGEAAIVIGGALALSSTAIVIKQLSEQIELNSRHGRLSVAILLFQDLAVVPLLIVVPVLAGQGETSLTMELGLALAKGVVVLAAMLAIGHWLLRPIFHEIARSHSSELFTLAVLLFALSAAWTTHLSGLSLALGAFLAGMMLGETEFRHQVEADIRPFRDVLLGLFFITVGMLLDIHALPGVIHWVLLVLVGLIVLKILLITLLCAGIGHEKGVALRTGITLAQGGEFGFALLSLAFGDGIISETDSQIVLAAIILSMALTPALIRYNGHVAKFVFASTYGSDRQKAQAEIDAANKNLKDHVLICGFGRIGQNIARFLEQENFRYTALDLDPVRVREARAAGQNVNYGDSTHREILEAAGLMRAKVLVLSFDDNRATEKILQQAKQLRPDIPVLVRTRDDSSLDNLLASGATEVVPETLEASLMLSSYVLMLLNVPVKRIVKHVQDVRTNRYKILRQFFPGREMTDITGANVSREGLHSVEITNGAFAVGKTLREMKLDACSISITGLRRGDNIVTNPGMDTRLQTLDVVVLYGTPEDLEHAEAILLRG; encoded by the coding sequence ATGACAAGGTGCGCCCAACTGTTGGCTCAGGTAGAATGGGCTGATAATCGTTTTCATAACCCCTTTCCCAACAAAGACATGCAGCACACTATTCTACAAGAGATCGTCATCCTGCTCGCGGTTTCGGTTATCGCCGTGGCTGCGTTCCGTCGATTGAATTTACCACCTATCCTGGCCTACCTGTTTGTCGGTGTGCTGGTTGGTCCGCATGGTTGGGGGTGGATTGCCGACACCGAGGGAACGCGCTTCATTGCCGAGTTTGGCGTGGTGTTCCTGCTGTTTACGCTGGGTCTGGAATTTTCACTGCCGCAGCTCGTCGCCATGCGCCGGGATGTTTTTGGCTTGGGCGGCACACAGGTTGTTCTGACCATGCTCGTCATCGGCGTCACTGCCTGGTTGCTGGGCACCAGCGGCGAAGCGGCTATCGTCATCGGTGGTGCACTGGCTTTGTCGTCAACGGCGATCGTCATCAAACAACTGTCGGAACAGATCGAACTGAACTCACGCCATGGCCGCCTGTCGGTCGCCATTCTGTTGTTCCAGGATCTGGCGGTGGTACCGCTGCTCATCGTGGTGCCGGTGCTCGCCGGACAGGGAGAAACCTCACTGACAATGGAACTCGGGCTGGCGCTGGCCAAAGGTGTGGTCGTACTCGCCGCCATGCTGGCGATCGGTCATTGGCTGTTGCGACCGATTTTCCACGAAATTGCCCGCTCGCATTCTTCCGAGCTTTTCACCCTTGCGGTTCTGTTGTTTGCGCTGTCGGCGGCCTGGACCACACATTTGTCCGGCTTGTCATTGGCACTGGGTGCATTCCTGGCGGGCATGATGCTGGGCGAAACAGAATTCCGCCATCAGGTTGAGGCCGATATCCGCCCTTTCCGCGACGTGCTACTGGGTCTGTTTTTCATCACTGTCGGCATGTTGCTGGACATCCACGCCCTGCCCGGAGTCATCCATTGGGTGTTGCTGGTACTCGTGGGATTGATCGTACTGAAAATTTTGCTGATCACCTTACTGTGTGCCGGCATAGGGCATGAAAAAGGCGTTGCACTGCGTACCGGAATTACCTTGGCACAAGGTGGTGAATTTGGTTTTGCGCTGCTCTCGTTGGCTTTCGGTGATGGCATCATTTCGGAAACCGACTCGCAAATTGTGCTTGCGGCGATCATTCTCAGCATGGCACTGACACCCGCCTTGATCCGCTACAACGGTCACGTCGCCAAGTTCGTCTTCGCATCCACCTATGGCAGTGATCGCCAAAAGGCACAGGCTGAAATTGATGCGGCCAACAAAAACTTGAAAGATCACGTACTGATCTGCGGGTTTGGTCGAATTGGACAAAACATTGCGCGTTTTCTCGAGCAGGAAAACTTCCGCTACACCGCGCTCGATCTTGATCCAGTCAGGGTACGCGAAGCCCGCGCTGCCGGGCAAAATGTCAACTACGGTGACTCCACCCATCGCGAAATATTGGAAGCCGCCGGCCTGATGCGTGCCAAGGTGCTGGTATTGAGTTTTGACGACAATCGCGCCACCGAAAAAATCCTGCAGCAGGCCAAGCAACTTCGTCCAGACATTCCCGTCCTGGTACGGACGCGCGACGACTCCAGTCTCGATAATTTGCTGGCATCCGGCGCAACTGAAGTCGTGCCAGAAACGCTAGAGGCCAGCCTGATGCTGTCTTCTTATGTTTTGATGCTACTGAATGTACCCGTCAAACGCATCGTCAAACACGTGCAGGACGTGCGCACCAATCGCTACAAAATTTTGCGCCAGTTTTTCCCCGGACGGGAGATGACTGACATTACGGGTGCCAATGTCAGCCGCGAAGGTCTGCACAGCGTGGAGATTACCAATGGCGCGTTTGCGGTTGGAAAAACACTGCGCGAAATGAAACTGGACGCCTGCAGTATCAGCATCACCGGCTTGCGCCGCGGTGACAATATCGTTACCAATCCTGGAATGGATACGCGCCTACAAACACTGGACGTTGTCGTGTTGTACGGCACACCAGAAGATTTGGAGCATGCCGAAGCCATCTTGTTACGTGGATAA
- a CDS encoding ferritin-like domain-containing protein, with translation MDERSDKGVSVMVVENASPELEPGQGLFDVARYCLLLRNPEQKVAATLLAAQRWAQGDYPLAGSSLIEPVPDPGRPERPHLVTNHELPMRRLGSQEGHAAFMHAIAHIEFNAINLAWDAVYRFRDLPRGFYDDWVRIACEEASHFSLVQAYMQKLGFEYGSFDAHNNLWDMAVLTDDDVLRRMTLVPRVLEARGLDVTPGMMTRLQNQKYHDAVAILEVIYREEIGHVESGTRWFRYLCQQRGIDDLQKFEELIDDWARHRIRPPINEQARREAGFTQEEINYLYSLL, from the coding sequence ATGGATGAGCGCTCAGACAAAGGTGTATCGGTCATGGTGGTAGAAAACGCGAGTCCAGAGCTAGAACCCGGTCAAGGTTTGTTCGATGTTGCGCGCTATTGTTTGCTGCTGAGAAATCCAGAGCAGAAAGTTGCGGCAACGCTGCTGGCGGCCCAGCGCTGGGCGCAGGGGGACTATCCTCTGGCGGGCAGTTCATTGATCGAGCCGGTCCCCGATCCGGGCAGGCCGGAGCGCCCCCATTTGGTCACCAATCACGAATTGCCCATGCGTCGCCTGGGTAGTCAGGAAGGTCACGCTGCGTTCATGCACGCGATCGCACATATTGAATTTAACGCGATCAATCTGGCCTGGGATGCGGTGTACCGGTTTCGTGATTTGCCGCGCGGTTTCTACGATGACTGGGTGCGCATTGCCTGCGAAGAGGCTAGTCATTTTTCCTTAGTGCAGGCCTACATGCAGAAGCTGGGTTTTGAGTACGGCAGTTTTGATGCGCATAACAACTTGTGGGACATGGCGGTACTCACCGATGATGACGTGCTGCGACGCATGACCCTGGTGCCCCGCGTACTAGAGGCGCGTGGTCTGGACGTGACGCCTGGAATGATGACCCGTTTGCAGAATCAAAAATACCACGATGCGGTGGCGATTCTCGAGGTGATTTATCGTGAGGAAATCGGCCATGTCGAATCCGGAACGCGCTGGTTCCGATATCTCTGTCAGCAACGGGGTATCGACGACCTGCAAAAGTTTGAAGAACTGATTGATGATTGGGCGAGGCACCGTATCCGTCCCCCCATCAATGAGCAGGCCCGGCGGGAAGCCGGTTTTACCCAGGAAGAAATCAATTATCTTTATTCATTGCTTTAG
- the recJ gene encoding single-stranded-DNA-specific exonuclease RecJ has product MNQIIKQRPIISDHLSFDDKLHPVLKRVFQRRPLQHSNDLDCGLKQLLSFHALKGMDQAVALLHHAMQTEQRIVVVGDFDADGATSTAVAIKGLRMLGARRVSFHVPNRFKYGYGLTPGIVEEVHQLGADLIITVDNGIASFDGIATAKTLGMQVLVTDHHLAADQLPAADAIVNPNQPGDLFESKNLAGVGVIFYVLLALRAHLRSIGWFEQRTLAEPNLATLLDLVALGTVADVVALDHNNRILVSQGLQRIRQGMACPGIQALIEVSKRPLTKLVANDLGFGLGPRLNAAGRLEDMSIGINCLLADNLGQARQLAVQLDNLNQERKVIEQEMKSQALDDLRRLNLGSVDRLPLGVCIYQPEWHQGVIGILASRIKDHLHRPVIALAEEDEQHLKGSARSVAGVHIRDVLDAISKRHPHLLNKFGGHAMAAGLSLAKAHLPAFQQAFADEVAHYLSREQLQGVVYSDGELQPDEFNLETAISLRQSGPWGQAFPEPVFDGHFEVLQVRVMSDKHLKLTLRHPRLPQPVEAVGFNQLEPGESPAVQNGDRVHLAYKLDINEFRGDTRLQLMMECLLPQNVGVAPETLE; this is encoded by the coding sequence ATGAATCAGATCATCAAACAACGCCCCATCATCTCCGACCATCTCTCGTTTGACGACAAGTTACACCCGGTGCTCAAGCGGGTTTTCCAGCGCCGCCCATTACAGCACAGCAATGACCTCGACTGCGGCCTCAAACAATTACTCTCTTTCCATGCGCTCAAGGGCATGGACCAAGCAGTCGCGCTGCTGCATCACGCCATGCAGACCGAGCAACGCATCGTGGTGGTTGGTGATTTTGACGCCGATGGCGCCACCAGCACCGCCGTTGCCATCAAGGGATTGCGCATGCTGGGCGCTCGCCGCGTCAGCTTTCATGTTCCCAACCGCTTCAAATACGGCTATGGACTCACCCCCGGCATTGTCGAAGAAGTCCACCAGCTGGGCGCGGATTTGATCATCACCGTGGACAACGGCATTGCCAGCTTTGATGGCATTGCCACCGCCAAAACCCTGGGCATGCAGGTGCTGGTCACCGACCATCATCTGGCAGCTGACCAACTGCCCGCTGCCGATGCCATCGTGAATCCCAATCAGCCAGGGGATCTGTTTGAATCCAAAAACCTCGCCGGCGTTGGCGTGATTTTTTACGTGCTGCTGGCCTTGCGCGCCCACTTGCGCAGCATTGGCTGGTTCGAACAACGCACCCTGGCCGAGCCCAATCTGGCAACCCTGCTGGATCTGGTCGCACTGGGCACAGTCGCCGACGTGGTCGCCCTGGATCACAACAACCGGATTCTGGTATCGCAAGGTCTGCAGCGCATTCGCCAAGGCATGGCCTGCCCGGGTATCCAGGCATTGATTGAGGTATCCAAACGCCCCCTGACCAAACTGGTCGCCAATGATCTGGGATTTGGCCTGGGCCCGCGCCTGAACGCGGCGGGCCGACTGGAGGACATGAGCATCGGTATCAACTGCCTGCTGGCGGACAACTTGGGACAGGCCCGGCAACTGGCCGTTCAACTGGATAACCTTAACCAGGAACGCAAAGTCATTGAACAGGAAATGAAAAGTCAGGCGCTGGACGACCTGCGCCGACTGAATTTGGGCAGTGTGGATCGGCTGCCGCTGGGGGTCTGCATTTACCAGCCCGAGTGGCACCAGGGCGTCATCGGCATCCTGGCCTCGCGCATCAAGGACCACCTGCACCGCCCCGTCATCGCCTTGGCCGAAGAAGACGAACAACACCTGAAAGGCTCCGCGCGCTCGGTGGCCGGTGTCCACATCCGCGACGTTCTGGATGCCATCAGCAAACGTCATCCTCACCTGCTGAACAAGTTTGGCGGTCACGCCATGGCCGCCGGTCTGTCGTTGGCCAAAGCGCATCTGCCGGCGTTCCAGCAGGCTTTCGCCGACGAGGTCGCCCATTATCTCAGCCGCGAACAACTGCAAGGGGTGGTCTACAGCGATGGCGAACTGCAGCCGGACGAATTCAACCTGGAAACGGCCATCAGCCTGCGCCAATCCGGCCCCTGGGGGCAGGCGTTCCCGGAGCCTGTGTTCGACGGCCACTTTGAGGTTTTACAGGTACGCGTGATGAGCGACAAACATTTGAAGCTCACTCTGCGTCACCCCAGGCTGCCTCAGCCAGTGGAAGCGGTTGGTTTTAACCAATTGGAACCGGGAGAATCCCCGGCGGTACAAAACGGTGACCGGGTACACCTCGCCTACAAACTCGACATCAACGAATTCCGTGGTGATACCCGACTACAATTGATGATGGAGTGCCTGTTGCCTCAAAACGTCGGCGTGGCACCTGAGACTTTGGAATAA
- a CDS encoding GAF domain-containing protein, producing the protein MIDATRNPNSSLTSQLDSVLAVSTMIMSSLEEDTVRQNAIEATRTLINCDATSLLLVNETTGGLYFDVAIGDQGERVKTIELAKGQGIAGWVAEHREPVIIQDAQNDTRLFRQADSSSGFKTRNMLCVPIMVRSKLIGVLQALNKKQGTFNDTDSRMLASLAAQIGVALDNARLYHALNDTFHAVIQVLIEAIEKRDPNAAGHAKRVSMYSVAIGKEMGLDRAQLVNLKLAALLHDVGMMSLSDDMLVRRRGGDVSKFREQQIIKKHLEMGTDLLHTVKPLHHLLPIIKFHHELYDGSGPHRLVGEKIPLLARIIVVADHLDAMLNDRPYGTCLGYDSALLELERSAGRKFDPKVVKALMQSKSVKMARRFFNY; encoded by the coding sequence ATGATAGACGCAACCCGTAACCCAAACAGCTCGCTGACATCGCAACTGGATTCCGTCCTGGCGGTTTCCACGATGATCATGTCGTCACTGGAAGAAGACACGGTGCGGCAAAATGCCATTGAGGCAACCCGCACCTTGATCAACTGCGATGCCACCAGTTTGTTGCTGGTCAACGAAACCACCGGCGGACTGTATTTTGATGTCGCCATTGGCGATCAAGGCGAACGGGTTAAAACCATTGAACTGGCCAAAGGTCAAGGCATCGCCGGCTGGGTTGCTGAACATCGCGAACCGGTCATCATTCAAGACGCCCAAAACGATACCCGATTGTTTCGCCAGGCAGATAGCAGCTCCGGCTTCAAAACCCGCAACATGCTGTGTGTGCCCATCATGGTGCGCAGCAAACTAATTGGCGTGCTGCAAGCACTCAACAAAAAACAAGGTACCTTCAACGACACCGACAGTCGTATGCTGGCCAGTCTGGCCGCACAAATTGGTGTCGCGCTGGACAACGCCCGACTGTATCACGCCCTCAATGATACGTTTCATGCGGTGATTCAGGTGCTGATTGAAGCCATCGAAAAACGTGATCCCAACGCCGCCGGCCATGCCAAACGCGTCAGCATGTACAGCGTCGCCATCGGTAAGGAAATGGGACTGGATCGTGCCCAACTGGTCAATCTGAAGCTGGCCGCACTGCTACACGATGTAGGCATGATGAGCCTATCCGACGACATGCTGGTGCGCCGTCGCGGTGGCGATGTCAGCAAATTCCGTGAGCAGCAAATCATCAAAAAACATTTGGAAATGGGCACGGATTTATTGCATACCGTCAAGCCGCTGCATCATCTGCTACCCATCATCAAATTTCATCACGAACTGTATGATGGCAGCGGCCCTCATCGTCTGGTGGGTGAAAAAATTCCGCTGCTAGCGCGCATCATTGTCGTTGCTGATCATTTGGACGCGATGCTGAATGATCGCCCTTACGGCACATGCCTGGGGTACGACAGTGCGCTGCTGGAACTGGAACGCAGCGCCGGGCGAAAATTTGATCCCAAGGTCGTCAAGGCTCTAATGCAGTCCAAATCAGTCAAAATGGCGCGCCGTTTTTTCAACTATTGA